Proteins co-encoded in one Streptococcus ruminicola genomic window:
- a CDS encoding tRNA1(Val) (adenine(37)-N6)-methyltransferase: MTKSILKEGERIDQLFSTDVKIIQNREVFSYSIDSVLLSRFPKIPSRGLIVDLCSGNGAVGLFASTRTKAPIIEVEIQERLADMAERSIQLNDLGEQVQMINDDLKNLLKHVPRTGVDLILCNPPYFKVSETSKKNLSEHYLLARHEITTNLEEICDIARHALKSNGRLAMVHRPDRFLDIIDTMRHYNLAPKRIQFVYPKMGKDANMLLIEAIKDGSTDGLKILPPLFVHKENGEYTDDIFEIYYGKNGKKD, from the coding sequence ATGACTAAATCAATTTTAAAAGAAGGTGAGCGTATTGATCAGCTCTTTTCGACAGACGTAAAAATTATTCAAAATAGAGAGGTTTTCAGCTATTCTATCGACAGTGTCCTCTTGTCACGTTTTCCAAAAATCCCATCACGTGGCTTGATTGTTGACCTCTGCTCTGGAAATGGTGCCGTTGGACTTTTTGCCAGCACCCGCACTAAAGCGCCAATTATCGAAGTTGAAATTCAGGAGCGCTTAGCTGACATGGCAGAGCGTTCAATCCAGTTAAATGACCTCGGTGAACAAGTTCAGATGATTAACGATGACTTGAAAAATCTTCTTAAGCATGTGCCGCGAACTGGTGTTGACTTAATTCTCTGCAATCCTCCTTATTTCAAGGTTTCAGAGACTTCTAAGAAAAATCTCTCTGAGCATTATCTTCTTGCGAGACACGAAATCACAACAAACCTTGAAGAAATTTGTGACATTGCAAGACACGCTCTAAAATCAAATGGAAGACTTGCTATGGTGCACAGGCCTGATCGTTTTCTAGACATCATCGATACCATGAGACACTACAATCTAGCACCAAAACGCATCCAATTTGTTTATCCAAAAATGGGAAAAGATGCTAATATGCTTCTGATTGAAGCTATCAAAGATGGTTCAACCGATGGTCTCAAAATCCTTCCGCCACTCTT
- a CDS encoding lysophospholipid acyltransferase family protein yields the protein MFYTYLRGLVVFLLWIINGNAHYHNEDKILSKDENYILVAPHRTWWDPVYMAFAARPKQFIFMAKKELFTNRIFGWWIRMCGAFPIDRENPGQKAIKYPINMLKKSNRSLVMFPSGSRHSTDVKGGVAVIAKMAKVKIMPVVYAGPMQLKGLLTGERVDMNFGNPIDISDIKRMNDEGIEEVANRIQTEFDRLDAENATYHIDKKPNPLTYIYRVPLGLVAIVVVLLTLLFSYIASFVWDPDKHRKMK from the coding sequence GTGTTTTATACTTATTTACGCGGGCTAGTGGTTTTCCTTCTTTGGATTATCAATGGTAATGCCCATTATCACAATGAAGACAAAATTTTGAGTAAAGATGAAAACTATATTTTGGTTGCACCACACCGTACATGGTGGGACCCTGTTTATATGGCTTTCGCTGCTCGTCCAAAACAATTCATTTTCATGGCTAAAAAGGAATTGTTCACAAATCGTATCTTTGGTTGGTGGATTCGCATGTGTGGTGCCTTTCCAATTGACCGTGAAAATCCTGGTCAAAAAGCTATCAAATACCCGATTAACATGTTGAAAAAAAGTAATCGTTCACTTGTCATGTTTCCAAGTGGAAGTCGTCACTCAACAGATGTTAAAGGTGGGGTAGCCGTCATTGCTAAAATGGCAAAAGTTAAAATCATGCCAGTTGTTTACGCAGGACCAATGCAACTAAAAGGTCTTTTGACTGGTGAACGTGTTGACATGAACTTTGGTAATCCGATTGATATTTCTGATATCAAACGTATGAATGACGAAGGTATTGAAGAAGTTGCCAACCGTATTCAAACTGAATTTGATCGTTTGGATGCTGAAAATGCGACTTATCATATCGATAAAAAACCAAATCCATTAACTTATATTTATCGTGTTCCGCTTGGCTTAGTAGCCATTGTTGTTGTTCTTTTGACATTACTCTTTAGTTACATTGCAAGCTTTGTCTGGGATCCAGATAAACACCGTAAAATGAAATAA
- a CDS encoding helix-hairpin-helix domain-containing protein translates to MIEEMKERLLEHKTVAAVLGTVLVMLLGFFVWSNVTRPKAEAQSELPALSTTFSASTTASFSKEKAASSQVASGRIFVDIKGAVKNEGVYELSSGSRVTDLVKKAGGFTDDADKKSVNLAEKLADEAVVYVAKIGEEVTPASTPSQAKPTTASGGQGDSSAQINLNTATTEELQTISGIGAKRAQDIIDYRDANGGFSSVDDLKNVSGIGEKTLEKLKAEVTVD, encoded by the coding sequence ATGATTGAAGAGATGAAAGAAAGACTTTTGGAACATAAGACGGTAGCAGCGGTTTTAGGAACAGTGCTTGTTATGTTGCTAGGCTTTTTTGTTTGGTCAAATGTGACAAGACCTAAAGCAGAAGCACAGAGTGAATTGCCTGCTTTAAGTACGACTTTTTCAGCAAGTACTACAGCAAGTTTTTCAAAGGAAAAGGCTGCTAGTTCACAAGTGGCATCTGGAAGGATTTTTGTCGACATTAAAGGTGCGGTAAAAAATGAAGGTGTTTATGAATTATCATCAGGCAGCCGTGTTACGGATTTGGTCAAAAAAGCTGGCGGATTTACAGATGATGCTGATAAGAAGTCAGTCAATTTAGCTGAAAAATTAGCTGATGAAGCGGTTGTCTATGTGGCAAAAATTGGTGAAGAAGTCACACCAGCAAGCACACCTTCTCAAGCTAAACCAACGACAGCTAGCGGGGGACAAGGTGACAGCTCAGCGCAAATCAATCTTAACACCGCAACTACAGAAGAACTCCAAACTATTTCTGGGATTGGGGCTAAACGTGCGCAAGATATCATTGATTATCGTGATGCCAATGGTGGGTTCTCATCCGTTGATGACTTGAAAAATGTTTCTGGCATTGGTGAGAAGACTTTGGAAAAATTAAAAGCAGAGGTGACTGTTGATTAA
- a CDS encoding DNA internalization-related competence protein ComEC/Rec2, whose product MIKHFPIKPIQLAFLLILLYYFCFEKVLLCLFLLLLALLFLWRHYGWKVWCQISLCLAFFAIFFLTKSNQTEQAYQAAPAQLSKIQMVPDTISVNGDLLSFRGKEAGQTYQVFYTLKSEKEQKFFKNLNQTMLLSGQVDLEEATPQRNFGGFDYRTYLKHEGIYRIANLSSITEMRQQSSLSFFERLHELRRQAIVSIQRNFPAPMQHYMTGLLFGYLDKSFDEMSDVYTSLGIIHLFALSGMQVGFFVGVFRYFFLRLGLRRDYVDILQIPFSLVYAGLTGFSVSVVRSLIQSAFANLGIKKLDNLAFTLMTLFILMPNFLLTTGGILSFTYAFILSFIDFDELSHYRKILTECLAISLGSLPVLLYFFSVFQPLSLLLTAIFSLAFDTLILPVLTFVFLLSPLVKITALNPFFVFLETIIKFSKSLVGTPLVFGRPSLGILLLLLLTIGLLYDCYRHKKVAIFLFSIMALLFFQIKHPLENEVTVVDIGQGDSIFVRDVKGRTLLIDVGGKVSFSEKNAWQERLTDSNAERTLIPYLNSRGVGKIDQLVLTHTDTDHMGDMLEVAKQVKIGEVLVSQGSLTKPDFVAKLQAMKTKVRTVSAGDSLPIMGSSLQVLYPIRVGNGSNNDSVVLYGKLLGKNFLFTGDLEEEGEREVMASYPNLPVDVLKAGHHGSKGSSSPAFLAHISPQIALISAGQNNRYKHPHQETLERFQAQNMTIYRTDQQGAIRFRGLKTWHIETVR is encoded by the coding sequence TTGATTAAGCATTTTCCCATTAAGCCAATTCAATTGGCTTTTTTGCTCATTTTACTTTATTATTTTTGTTTTGAAAAAGTCCTGTTATGCCTATTTTTACTCCTGTTAGCCTTGCTGTTTTTATGGCGACATTACGGGTGGAAAGTTTGGTGTCAGATTTCACTGTGCTTGGCTTTTTTTGCGATATTTTTCCTGACTAAGTCTAATCAGACAGAACAGGCTTATCAAGCGGCGCCAGCTCAGCTATCAAAAATCCAGATGGTTCCAGATACGATTTCGGTTAATGGTGATTTGTTATCTTTTCGAGGGAAGGAGGCTGGGCAGACTTACCAAGTTTTTTATACCTTGAAGTCAGAAAAAGAGCAGAAATTTTTTAAAAATCTTAATCAAACAATGCTTTTATCAGGGCAGGTGGACTTAGAAGAGGCAACGCCACAGCGGAATTTTGGTGGTTTTGATTACCGCACTTACCTTAAACATGAAGGCATTTATCGGATTGCTAATCTTTCTTCGATTACTGAAATGAGACAGCAGAGCTCTTTAAGTTTTTTTGAACGACTACATGAACTTAGAAGACAGGCGATTGTCAGTATTCAAAGGAATTTTCCTGCCCCAATGCAACATTATATGACTGGCCTTTTGTTTGGATATTTGGATAAGTCTTTTGATGAGATGAGTGATGTATACACGAGTTTAGGGATTATTCATCTTTTTGCTCTGTCTGGTATGCAGGTTGGCTTTTTTGTCGGTGTTTTTCGCTATTTCTTTTTGCGACTTGGCTTAAGGCGTGATTATGTGGACATACTGCAAATCCCGTTTTCACTTGTATATGCTGGCTTGACAGGCTTTTCGGTTTCAGTTGTTCGGAGCCTTATTCAGTCTGCTTTTGCAAATCTTGGCATAAAAAAATTAGATAATCTTGCCTTTACTTTAATGACCCTTTTTATTTTGATGCCAAATTTCCTGCTGACAACAGGAGGAATTCTTTCTTTTACCTACGCTTTTATCCTAAGTTTTATTGATTTTGATGAGCTTAGTCATTATCGAAAAATCCTTACAGAATGTTTGGCGATTTCGCTGGGAAGTTTACCGGTTTTGCTATATTTCTTCTCAGTATTTCAACCCTTGTCGCTGCTTTTAACAGCTATTTTTTCACTGGCTTTTGATACGCTTATCTTACCTGTTTTGACTTTTGTTTTTCTTTTATCACCTCTGGTTAAAATTACCGCGTTAAATCCATTTTTTGTTTTTCTAGAAACTATCATCAAATTTAGCAAGTCGCTGGTTGGTACCCCACTCGTTTTTGGCAGACCAAGTCTAGGAATTTTGTTGTTATTACTTTTGACAATAGGGCTTCTCTATGACTGTTATCGACACAAAAAAGTGGCCATTTTTCTTTTTAGCATAATGGCTTTGCTATTTTTCCAAATCAAGCATCCGCTCGAAAACGAAGTGACGGTGGTTGACATTGGGCAGGGAGATAGTATTTTTGTGCGTGATGTTAAAGGGCGTACGCTGTTAATTGATGTCGGAGGAAAAGTGAGTTTTAGTGAGAAGAACGCATGGCAGGAGCGGCTGACGGATAGCAATGCGGAGCGAACCTTGATTCCTTATCTCAATAGCCGTGGTGTTGGAAAAATTGACCAGCTGGTTCTGACGCACACGGATACTGACCACATGGGAGATATGCTGGAAGTGGCAAAGCAGGTGAAAATTGGTGAAGTTTTGGTTAGTCAAGGAAGTTTGACAAAGCCAGATTTTGTGGCGAAATTACAAGCCATGAAAACCAAGGTGCGCACAGTTTCTGCTGGAGATAGTCTGCCGATTATGGGAAGTAGCTTGCAGGTGCTGTACCCTATTAGAGTTGGCAATGGTTCTAATAATGATTCGGTGGTGTTGTATGGTAAGCTTCTTGGTAAAAATTTTCTGTTTACAGGAGATTTGGAAGAAGAGGGCGAGCGTGAGGTGATGGCGTCTTATCCTAATCTGCCAGTTGATGTTTTAAAAGCAGGACACCATGGCTCAAAAGGGTCATCAAGCCCAGCATTTCTAGCTCATATTTCACCGCAGATTGCTCTGATTTCTGCCGGTCAAAATAACCGCTACAAACATCCTCACCAAGAAACGCTTGAACGATTTCAAGCGCAAAATATGACCATTTACCGCACAGACCAACAAGGCGCCATCCGCTTTCGAGGACTGAAAACTTGGCACATTGAAACAGTGAGGTAA
- the holA gene encoding DNA polymerase III subunit delta, translating into MIAIEEIDKLRKENLSLITVVTGEDLGQFSQLKERMMERVGYDKDDLTYSYFDMAEVDYQDAEMDLESLPFFADQKVVIFDNLLDITTAKKSYLDDKALKRFEAYLENPLDTTRLIIFAPGKLDGKRRLVKILKRDAQIFEASELKEAELKTYFQKLAHKENLVFDSGVFEALLLKSNYDFSEILKNIAFLKSYKKDGHITSEDINQAIPKTLQDNIFDLTQFVLNGKIDEARDLIRDLRLQGEDEIKLIAIMLGQFRTFLQVSILASQGKTEQQMVVSLSDYLGRRVNPYQVKFAVRDSRTLSMTFLKKAIAILIETDYAIKTGTYDKDYLFDVAILKIAHEHR; encoded by the coding sequence ATGATTGCAATCGAAGAAATTGATAAATTACGAAAAGAAAATCTTAGCTTGATTACGGTTGTGACGGGTGAGGATTTGGGACAATTTTCTCAGCTAAAAGAGCGTATGATGGAGCGCGTTGGCTATGATAAGGATGATTTGACTTATTCTTATTTTGATATGGCTGAGGTGGATTATCAGGATGCGGAGATGGATCTTGAAAGTTTGCCATTTTTTGCGGACCAAAAGGTGGTTATTTTTGATAATCTGCTTGACATCACGACAGCTAAGAAGTCTTATTTGGATGATAAGGCGCTCAAACGTTTTGAGGCTTATTTGGAAAATCCTTTGGACACGACGCGCTTGATTATTTTTGCACCAGGGAAATTAGACGGCAAACGTCGCTTGGTGAAAATTCTTAAACGTGATGCACAGATTTTTGAAGCGAGTGAATTAAAAGAAGCAGAGCTAAAAACGTATTTTCAAAAATTAGCTCACAAAGAGAACTTAGTTTTTGATTCTGGCGTTTTTGAGGCTTTGCTTTTAAAATCAAATTATGATTTCAGCGAGATTTTGAAAAACATTGCTTTTTTGAAATCTTATAAAAAAGATGGTCATATTACTTCAGAAGATATTAATCAAGCCATTCCGAAAACACTTCAGGATAATATTTTTGACTTGACGCAGTTTGTCTTGAATGGCAAAATCGACGAGGCGCGTGACTTGATTCGTGATTTGCGCTTGCAAGGTGAAGATGAAATCAAGCTTATTGCCATTATGCTTGGTCAATTCCGTACATTTTTACAGGTCAGCATTTTAGCCAGCCAAGGAAAAACAGAACAGCAGATGGTTGTTAGCCTGTCTGATTATCTTGGACGCCGTGTCAATCCTTATCAAGTTAAGTTCGCTGTGCGTGATTCGCGGACTCTTTCTATGACTTTCTTGAAAAAAGCTATCGCTATTTTGATTGAGACGGACTATGCTATAAAAACTGGAACTTACGATAAAGATTATCTCTTTGATGTGGCTATTTTAAAAATCGCTCACGAGCATCGCTAA
- the sodA gene encoding superoxide dismutase SodA: MAIILPELPYAYDALEPYIDAETMTLHHDKHHATYVANANAALEKHPELGEDLEVILADVDKIPADIRQAVINNGGGALNHSLFWEFLSPEKQEPTADVLAAIEAAFGSFDNFKAEFTKAATTRFGSGWAWLVVNKDGKLEVTSTANQDTPLSEGKKPILALDVWEHAYYLKYRNVRPNYIKAFFDIINWAKVAELYQAALAD; the protein is encoded by the coding sequence ATGGCTATTATTTTACCGGAACTACCATACGCATATGATGCACTTGAACCATACATTGATGCAGAAACAATGACATTGCATCATGACAAACATCACGCTACTTACGTAGCAAATGCAAATGCTGCACTTGAAAAACACCCTGAACTTGGAGAAGATTTGGAAGTTATCTTGGCAGATGTTGACAAGATTCCAGCTGACATTCGTCAAGCAGTGATTAACAACGGTGGTGGCGCTCTTAACCACTCACTTTTCTGGGAATTCTTGTCTCCAGAAAAACAAGAACCAACAGCAGATGTCCTAGCTGCGATTGAGGCTGCATTTGGTTCATTTGATAATTTTAAAGCTGAGTTTACAAAAGCTGCAACAACACGTTTTGGTTCAGGTTGGGCTTGGCTTGTCGTTAACAAAGATGGCAAACTTGAAGTAACCTCAACTGCTAACCAAGATACTCCACTTTCAGAAGGTAAGAAACCAATTCTTGCTCTTGATGTTTGGGAACATGCTTACTATCTCAAATATCGTAACGTTCGTCCAAATTACATCAAAGCATTCTTTGATATTATCAACTGGGCAAAAGTTGCTGAATTGTATCAAGCAGCACTTGCTGATTAA
- a CDS encoding YebC/PmpR family DNA-binding transcriptional regulator, which translates to MSGHNKWSKIKNKKGEADAKRGAIFNKLSREIFVAAKAGGGDPSMNASLRMVLDKARAANMPKDNINRAIKKATDVGDTTNYDEITYEGYGPGGVAILVHTLTDNKKRTDANMHTIFTRNGGNMGSTGSVAYMFDRKGYIVIDRENLDLDEDSMLELILDAGAEDLKTSDDVFEIFTEPKEFPAVKEALQAQNFEFAQAQLSMIPQNYVSLDAEQADILETLVDKLEDDDDVQDVYTNMAD; encoded by the coding sequence ATGTCAGGACATAATAAATGGAGCAAAATTAAAAACAAAAAAGGTGAAGCAGATGCTAAACGTGGAGCAATTTTTAATAAATTGTCACGTGAAATTTTTGTAGCTGCTAAAGCTGGTGGTGGCGACCCATCAATGAACGCTAGCCTTCGCATGGTTTTGGATAAAGCGCGTGCGGCTAACATGCCAAAAGACAACATTAATCGTGCTATCAAAAAGGCAACTGATGTTGGCGATACAACAAACTATGATGAAATCACTTATGAAGGCTATGGACCTGGTGGAGTAGCTATTCTCGTTCACACACTAACTGACAATAAAAAACGTACAGATGCGAACATGCACACTATTTTCACACGTAATGGTGGTAACATGGGTTCAACTGGTTCAGTTGCTTACATGTTTGACCGTAAAGGTTACATTGTCATTGACCGTGAAAATTTGGACTTGGACGAAGACAGCATGCTTGAGTTGATTTTGGATGCTGGGGCAGAAGATTTGAAAACATCAGATGATGTCTTTGAAATCTTCACTGAACCAAAAGAATTTCCAGCTGTTAAAGAAGCTTTGCAAGCACAAAATTTTGAATTCGCGCAAGCTCAACTTAGCATGATCCCACAAAACTACGTTAGTCTTGATGCAGAACAAGCAGACATTTTGGAAACATTGGTTGATAAACTCGAAGACGACGATGACGTTCAAGATGTTTACACCAACATGGCTGATTAA
- the queA gene encoding tRNA preQ1(34) S-adenosylmethionine ribosyltransferase-isomerase QueA, with protein MNTNDFDFNLPEELIAQTPLEKRDSSKLLVIDRNTHEMVDAHFDHILDELNPGDALVMNNTRVLPARLYGEKPDTHGHVELLLLKNTEGDKWEVLAKPAKRLRVGAKVSFGDGRLTATVVEELDHGGRIVEFDYDGIFLEVLESLGEMPLPPYIHEKLDDPDRYQTVYAKENGSAAAPTAGLHFTKELLEKIEAKGVKLVYVTLHVGLGTFRPVSVDNVEEHEMHSEFYRLSEEAAQTLRDVKASGGRVVAVGTTSIRTLETIGSKFNGEIKADSGWTNIFIKPGYEFKVVDAFSTNFHLPKSTLVMLVSAFAGREFVLEAYQHAIDERYRFFSFGDAMFVK; from the coding sequence ATGAATACCAACGATTTTGATTTTAATTTACCAGAGGAGTTAATCGCACAAACTCCTCTTGAAAAACGAGACAGTTCTAAACTTTTGGTTATTGACCGCAATACTCACGAGATGGTTGATGCACACTTCGACCACATTCTTGATGAGCTAAATCCTGGTGACGCTCTTGTCATGAACAACACACGCGTTCTTCCAGCTCGTCTTTACGGTGAAAAACCTGATACACACGGTCACGTTGAATTGCTTCTTTTGAAAAATACTGAAGGGGATAAATGGGAAGTTCTTGCCAAACCAGCAAAACGTCTTCGTGTCGGAGCTAAAGTTTCTTTCGGTGATGGACGTTTGACTGCTACTGTCGTTGAAGAATTGGATCACGGTGGTCGTATTGTTGAGTTTGATTACGACGGCATCTTCCTTGAAGTTTTGGAAAGCCTTGGTGAAATGCCACTTCCACCATACATTCACGAAAAATTGGATGACCCAGACCGTTACCAAACTGTTTATGCCAAAGAAAATGGCTCTGCTGCAGCCCCAACTGCTGGACTTCACTTCACCAAAGAATTGCTTGAAAAAATAGAAGCCAAAGGCGTGAAACTTGTCTACGTGACACTTCACGTTGGACTTGGAACATTCCGTCCAGTTTCTGTTGACAATGTCGAAGAACACGAAATGCACTCTGAATTCTACCGCTTATCTGAAGAAGCTGCCCAAACCCTTCGCGACGTAAAAGCTTCTGGTGGACGTGTTGTTGCAGTTGGAACAACATCAATTCGTACCCTTGAAACCATCGGTTCAAAATTCAACGGCGAAATCAAAGCAGATAGCGGTTGGACAAATATCTTCATCAAACCAGGTTATGAGTTCAAAGTAGTTGATGCCTTTTCAACAAACTTCCACTTACCAAAATCAACACTTGTGATGTTGGTTTCAGCCTTTGCCGGACGTGAATTCGTCCTAGAAGCTTACCAACACGCCATCGATGAACGCTACCGCTTCTTTAGCTTTGGCGATGCCATGTTTGTTAAATAA
- a CDS encoding VIT1/CCC1 transporter family protein, translated as MKEKFGDYAKSIVYGGMDGIVTTFAVVAGAVGGNLGITPIVILGFSNLLADGFSMAVGDYLSSTTEESVVKGKAIKNAGATFVSFIFFGLIPLLSYLLINVFSIFKVHTFMMACILVSLALTLLGFVKALITKKSKFKEIFRTLLIGLIAALFAYYVGDFLGQLAGTR; from the coding sequence ATGAAAGAAAAATTTGGAGATTACGCAAAATCCATCGTCTATGGTGGTATGGATGGTATTGTAACAACCTTTGCGGTTGTTGCTGGTGCGGTCGGTGGAAATCTTGGTATCACACCAATTGTTATACTTGGTTTTTCAAATCTACTAGCTGACGGTTTTTCAATGGCTGTTGGTGATTATCTGAGCTCGACGACTGAAGAATCAGTGGTTAAGGGTAAAGCCATAAAAAATGCAGGTGCAACATTTGTTTCATTTATCTTTTTTGGTTTGATTCCTCTTTTGTCTTATCTTTTGATTAACGTCTTTAGCATTTTCAAAGTCCATACTTTTATGATGGCTTGTATTTTGGTGTCACTTGCCTTAACCCTTTTAGGTTTTGTCAAAGCTTTGATAACAAAGAAAAGCAAATTCAAAGAAATTTTTAGAACGCTACTGATTGGCTTAATTGCTGCGCTGTTTGCTTATTATGTTGGTGACTTTTTAGGGCAGTTAGCTGGAACTAGATAA
- the nagB gene encoding glucosamine-6-phosphate deaminase, protein MKVIRVNNQVEGGKNAFELLKAEMENGIKTLGLATGSTPLSFYNELANSDLDFSEMTSINLDEYVGLAAENDQSYHHFMQENLFQYKPFKESFLPNGLATDLQAEAKHYDQIIAEHLIDFQILGIGRNGHIGFNEPGTPFDMTTHIVDLTQDTIEANSRFFDSMEEVPKQAISMGIHSIMQSKMVVLMAYGKDKADAINQMINGPISEDLPASVLQNHPNVVVIVDEAAASELD, encoded by the coding sequence ATGAAAGTAATTCGTGTTAATAATCAAGTTGAAGGTGGAAAAAATGCTTTTGAACTGTTGAAAGCGGAAATGGAAAATGGTATTAAGACACTTGGTCTTGCGACCGGTAGCACACCTTTGTCATTTTATAATGAGCTAGCAAATAGTGACCTTGATTTTTCAGAAATGACAAGTATTAATCTGGATGAATATGTTGGTTTGGCTGCTGAAAATGACCAAAGTTATCACCATTTTATGCAGGAAAATCTATTCCAATACAAACCTTTCAAGGAAAGTTTTTTGCCAAATGGTTTAGCTACAGACTTGCAAGCAGAAGCTAAGCATTATGACCAAATTATTGCTGAGCATCTGATTGATTTTCAAATTTTAGGAATTGGGCGAAATGGTCATATTGGATTTAACGAGCCAGGGACTCCGTTTGACATGACAACACATATCGTTGATTTAACGCAGGATACGATTGAAGCAAATAGTCGTTTCTTTGACAGCATGGAAGAAGTGCCAAAACAAGCTATTTCAATGGGAATTCACTCAATCATGCAATCAAAAATGGTTGTTTTAATGGCTTATGGCAAGGATAAAGCTGACGCTATCAATCAAATGATTAATGGTCCAATCAGCGAAGATTTGCCAGCAAGCGTTCTTCAAAATCACCCAAATGTTGTAGTAATTGTTGATGAGGCTGCAGCGAGTGAATTAGACTAA
- a CDS encoding pseudouridine synthase yields the protein MRLDKLLGQAGFGSRNQVKKLIRSRQVYVDGRLAEADNLNVEPSLQEITVSGKQVTLSTEKYFILNKPAGVVSAVSDKEHQTVIDLIAESDRVPKLYPVGRLDRDTEGFLLITNNGPLGYRMLHPKYHVTKTYYVEVNGRLADDASVFFKNGVTFDDGTVCKPANLEIIEASSEKSSAYISIAEGKFHQVKKMFLAYGVKVTYLKRMTFGEFELGDLPTGNYRELTINEKEILKNYLD from the coding sequence ATGCGTTTAGATAAATTGTTAGGACAGGCGGGCTTTGGCTCAAGAAATCAAGTTAAAAAACTCATCAGAAGTCGTCAAGTTTATGTGGATGGCAGGCTAGCTGAGGCAGACAATTTGAATGTTGAGCCAAGTCTGCAAGAGATAACTGTTTCGGGAAAACAGGTTACACTATCTACAGAAAAATATTTCATTTTAAATAAGCCAGCAGGTGTTGTTTCTGCGGTGTCTGATAAAGAACATCAAACGGTCATTGATTTGATTGCAGAATCCGACCGAGTGCCAAAACTCTACCCAGTTGGAAGATTAGACCGCGACACGGAAGGCTTTCTTCTGATTACTAATAACGGTCCACTTGGCTACCGCATGCTTCATCCAAAATACCATGTCACAAAGACTTATTACGTCGAAGTTAATGGACGCTTAGCAGATGATGCGTCAGTATTTTTTAAAAATGGTGTGACCTTTGATGACGGAACGGTTTGTAAACCTGCTAATCTTGAGATTATCGAGGCAAGTTCTGAAAAAAGCTCCGCTTATATCTCGATTGCAGAAGGAAAATTTCATCAGGTTAAGAAAATGTTTTTAGCTTATGGCGTCAAGGTGACCTACCTCAAACGAATGACCTTTGGTGAATTTGAACTTGGCGATTTACCAACAGGAAACTATCGTGAACTAACTATAAATGAAAAAGAAATCTTGAAAAATTATTTGGATTAA